A stretch of the Desulfobacter sp. genome encodes the following:
- a CDS encoding helix-turn-helix transcriptional regulator yields MKKNRATRILRNQSIPFMEVKAGAERTYSVRRHSHDTLSFGFVEKGSSKIICQPLEFNIMENQVILIPPGTIHLCQPKNADQFIFKMLYISPEWLQTTFNLDMNSIKAGTASLTPEMRDEKNLFFDLFEKSKDRMLEETHAIFFLAQILFSVFGLTPGPEPNSPEQKDLDPVKAFLDNHFTRDIQLEDLETLTGMNKFSILRRFKKRWHLPPHAYVINKRILLAKTMLKQSHTVADTAAACGFFDQSHFVKTFKNVVGIRPSAYK; encoded by the coding sequence ATGAAAAAAAACAGGGCCACCCGCATCCTTCGCAATCAAAGTATTCCTTTTATGGAGGTCAAGGCAGGGGCAGAAAGAACCTATTCAGTGCGCAGGCATTCCCATGACACCCTCTCCTTTGGGTTTGTGGAAAAAGGGTCCTCAAAAATTATCTGCCAGCCCTTGGAATTTAATATAATGGAAAACCAGGTGATTCTCATCCCGCCAGGAACCATCCACCTTTGCCAGCCTAAAAATGCGGATCAGTTTATTTTTAAAATGCTCTATATTTCTCCTGAATGGCTCCAAACAACATTTAACCTGGACATGAATTCAATCAAAGCCGGCACAGCATCTTTAACGCCTGAAATGCGCGATGAAAAAAACCTGTTTTTTGACCTGTTTGAAAAATCAAAAGATCGGATGCTTGAAGAGACCCATGCCATATTTTTTCTGGCCCAAATTTTATTCTCCGTATTCGGCCTGACACCCGGACCCGAGCCGAACAGTCCTGAACAAAAAGACTTGGACCCGGTCAAAGCCTTTTTGGACAATCACTTTACCCGGGATATCCAATTGGAAGATCTTGAAACCCTGACAGGGATGAATAAATTTTCCATCTTACGAAGGTTTAAAAAACGCTGGCACCTGCCCCCGCATGCGTATGTGATCAACAAACGAATTCTTCTGGCCAAAACAATGCTCAAACAATCCCATACCGTTGCAGATACCGCTGCTGCCTGCGGATTTTTCGACCAGAGCCATTTTGTAAAAACCTTTAAAAACGTCGTGGGCATCCGACCTTCAGCCTATAAATAA
- a CDS encoding DUF2000 domain-containing protein, translating to MKIVILVNPSLGPGLAANTAAVLGISLGHRHPAIIGPDLLDHSGTLHPGITQKNIPILGLDSQGLKTIYDKARKIKGIEILGFNTIAQKSRHYEEYGKKLAALATRDIDFSGICLKGPKLSIEKLTGALPLLK from the coding sequence ATGAAAATCGTCATTCTGGTGAACCCGTCCCTTGGACCTGGCCTGGCAGCCAATACCGCTGCCGTTCTGGGCATCAGTCTGGGACATCGGCACCCCGCCATTATCGGACCGGACCTGTTGGATCATTCAGGCACTCTCCATCCGGGCATCACCCAAAAAAACATCCCCATCCTGGGCTTGGACAGCCAAGGGTTAAAAACCATTTATGATAAAGCCCGCAAGATAAAGGGCATTGAAATCCTCGGGTTTAACACCATTGCCCAGAAAAGCCGCCATTATGAGGAATACGGCAAAAAACTGGCAGCCCTGGCCACCCGGGATATTGATTTTTCAGGGATCTGCCTGAAAGGCCCGAAACTGTCCATAGAAAAACTCACCGGGGCCTTGCCCCTGTTAAAATAA
- a CDS encoding proline dehydrogenase family protein, with translation MEKSTAVRLVKGAFAEKPKIALQPGNAVDRAYLSLADRLLDPQAIEQGVFPVFATHDPILIKKIIAKAQARKISADQFEFEMLLGVRPELQKNLTNRNFQVRIYLPYGKDIWPYAIRRVGENPKNFKFLIKSILTAK, from the coding sequence ATGGAAAAAAGCACTGCGGTCCGGCTGGTCAAAGGAGCGTTTGCAGAGAAACCAAAGATCGCCCTTCAGCCGGGCAATGCCGTGGACCGGGCCTATCTGTCCCTGGCAGACCGGCTTTTGGATCCCCAAGCCATTGAACAAGGCGTATTTCCCGTTTTTGCCACCCATGACCCAATCCTCATAAAAAAAATCATCGCCAAGGCCCAGGCGCGAAAAATTTCTGCTGATCAATTTGAATTTGAAATGCTTTTAGGTGTCAGGCCCGAACTTCAGAAAAACCTGACAAACCGAAATTTCCAGGTCCGGATCTACCTTCCCTATGGAAAGGATATCTGGCCCTATGCCATCCGCCGGGTGGGAGAAAACCCAAAAAATTTTAAATTTTTAATTAAATCCATACTCACCGCAAAATGA
- a CDS encoding peptidylprolyl isomerase codes for MSNAIKSGDTIAVDYTGKLKNGEVFDTSEGKDPLAFTVGAGMLIKGFDQAVVGMKKGESKTVTIPPEMGYGLRNEEAFVDVPKQHIPDEIPLVEGLELELQDPEGRPVPARVAEITDDMVKMDINHFLAGETLVFDITVAATGLTPPSHDCGCGCGTDAKDCGSGCEGSCTH; via the coding sequence ATGAGCAACGCAATTAAATCAGGGGACACCATTGCCGTAGATTATACGGGAAAACTTAAAAACGGCGAGGTGTTTGATACATCCGAAGGCAAAGACCCCCTGGCATTTACCGTGGGAGCGGGCATGCTGATCAAAGGGTTTGACCAGGCGGTTGTGGGCATGAAAAAAGGGGAATCAAAAACCGTAACCATTCCCCCTGAAATGGGATACGGCCTTAGAAACGAGGAGGCCTTTGTGGATGTGCCCAAACAACATATCCCGGATGAAATTCCCCTGGTTGAAGGGCTTGAACTCGAGCTTCAGGATCCCGAAGGACGCCCTGTCCCGGCCCGGGTGGCAGAAATTACCGATGATATGGTCAAGATGGATATCAATCATTTTTTGGCCGGTGAGACCCTGGTTTTTGACATCACCGTCGCAGCAACAGGACTGACCCCGCCGAGTCATGACTGCGGCTGCGGTTGCGGCACAGACGCCAAAGACTGCGGTTCAGGCTGTGAAGGGTCCTGCACTCATTAA
- a CDS encoding GGDEF domain-containing protein — translation MLVLLCMFSAYMAFMSIRGNTEYHTALKNEALLEQETKGLEKISNSDGLTGLYNRRYFDTALEIQWQEAMRNKSRLSLMIADIDSFKQVNDRFGHLCGDEYLKMISHILGQVFRRKTDIIARFGGEEFVVLMSDLPPGAAHGLAEDFRQKIERSELTFESKTVQTTVSMGVAQVLPCKGQQMQTLISRADTMLYKAKEKGRNRVEIYQE, via the coding sequence TTGCTTGTCCTGCTTTGCATGTTTTCAGCCTATATGGCGTTCATGTCCATCCGGGGCAATACAGAGTACCATACGGCCCTTAAGAACGAGGCCCTGCTTGAACAGGAAACAAAAGGCCTTGAAAAGATTTCCAATTCAGACGGGCTCACAGGGCTTTACAACCGCAGATATTTTGATACGGCATTGGAGATTCAGTGGCAGGAGGCCATGCGCAATAAATCACGGTTGTCATTGATGATTGCGGATATTGATTCTTTCAAACAGGTTAACGACAGATTTGGTCATCTTTGCGGGGACGAGTATTTAAAAATGATTTCTCACATCCTTGGCCAGGTGTTCAGGCGCAAGACCGATATCATTGCACGGTTTGGAGGAGAGGAGTTTGTGGTATTGATGTCGGATTTGCCCCCGGGTGCAGCCCATGGGCTGGCAGAGGATTTCAGGCAGAAAATTGAACGCTCTGAGTTGACCTTTGAATCTAAGACCGTCCAAACAACGGTCAGTATGGGGGTGGCCCAGGTCTTACCCTGCAAGGGGCAGCAAATGCAGACCCTGATTTCCCGGGCCGATACCATGCTTTACAAGGCCAAGGAAAAAGGCCGGAACCGGGTTGAAATCTATCAAGAATAA
- a CDS encoding ISL3 family transposase produces the protein MSTSFIYHAFGLRDYFYKTTRFIGGIITFELIPKPEAVKCPECNSRSVTRKGIVTRDLRTIPVGSKPVILRTAIQRIWCSFCQFVRQIKLSFAQEGKSYTRAFERYVLELSQFMTIKDIAIHLRISWDTIKQIQKEDLLRRYRNIPLEKVRQIAIDEISIGKGHKYLTIVMDLESGRILHVGEGKGGEALKSFWTKVKISKAKIKAVSIDMSPAYLSAVIENLSGSAIVFDRFHVVKLFNEKLSDFRRKLYNLLANTGQQKLLKGVRWLLLKNPENLSDDKKEAQRLEEALKINQPLLVVYYMKEELRQIWNQKKKETAEKIVSNWINLANISKIPMLMKFAKTLAVHRQRILSYYDYRISTGPLEGTNNKIKTMKRKAYGYRDSEFFRLKLLDLHNKRYALIG, from the coding sequence ATGTCCACAAGCTTCATATACCATGCCTTTGGCCTTCGTGACTACTTTTATAAAACAACACGTTTCATCGGTGGAATAATCACTTTTGAACTCATACCAAAACCGGAGGCGGTAAAATGCCCGGAATGTAATTCCAGGTCCGTCACCAGGAAAGGGATTGTGACAAGAGATCTCAGAACAATACCGGTAGGTTCAAAACCCGTGATTCTCAGGACGGCTATCCAGAGAATTTGGTGTTCGTTCTGTCAATTTGTCCGGCAAATCAAACTATCCTTTGCCCAGGAGGGGAAAAGCTATACCCGGGCTTTTGAACGGTATGTCTTGGAGTTGTCTCAGTTCATGACAATCAAAGATATTGCCATCCATTTAAGGATCAGCTGGGATACGATAAAGCAGATCCAGAAAGAAGACCTGCTGAGGCGTTATCGAAATATCCCCCTTGAGAAAGTCCGGCAGATTGCCATAGATGAAATTTCCATAGGGAAAGGGCATAAATACTTGACCATCGTGATGGATCTGGAATCCGGTAGAATTCTGCACGTGGGAGAAGGAAAAGGTGGTGAAGCTTTGAAATCTTTTTGGACAAAAGTGAAAATATCGAAAGCAAAAATCAAAGCCGTCAGCATCGATATGTCCCCGGCATACTTGAGTGCTGTTATTGAAAATCTTTCTGGTTCAGCAATTGTCTTTGACAGATTTCATGTTGTTAAATTGTTCAATGAGAAACTGTCGGATTTCAGGCGAAAGCTCTACAACCTTCTTGCCAATACCGGGCAACAAAAACTTCTGAAGGGAGTCCGGTGGCTTTTGTTAAAAAATCCCGAAAACCTCAGTGATGACAAGAAGGAGGCCCAACGGTTAGAAGAAGCATTGAAAATAAATCAGCCGCTATTGGTAGTCTACTACATGAAAGAGGAACTCAGGCAAATATGGAATCAAAAGAAAAAAGAAACAGCTGAAAAGATAGTCAGCAATTGGATCAATCTGGCCAATATTTCCAAAATTCCAATGTTGATGAAATTTGCCAAGACCTTGGCTGTGCACAGGCAAAGAATCCTTTCATACTATGATTACAGGATATCTACAGGTCCTTTAGAAGGGACAAATAACAAGATAAAAACCATGAAACGGAAAGCTTATGGATACAGGGATTCGGAGTTTTTCAGGTTGAAACTTTTGGACCTTCACAATAAAAGGTACGCATTAATCGGATGA
- the pruA gene encoding L-glutamate gamma-semialdehyde dehydrogenase, whose product MTNSVFTLPNPYNEPVKTFAPGSPERARLKAELDRQLGERVDVPVIINGECLETKDVREIVCPHDHGHILGHVHMADEGQIRAAVDAAMAAKPAWEAMDWEERAAIFLKAADLISQKYTHKINAATMLGQSKNAFQAEIDATCELVDFLRFNVKYMEEIYTRQPRSEKGVWNRLEYRPLEGFVFALSPFNFTAIAGNLCTAPAMMGNTIVWKPATTAVLSGFFLMEIFKEAGLPDGVINFVPSKGSQIGEILLGHKDFAGIHFTGSTKVFQALWQKTGENIDTYKSYPRIVGETGGKDYIFVHASAPVDEVVTAAVRGAFEFQGQKCSACSRIYLPQSLWPEIQAKLEQKIATIKTGPVTEFKNFVNAVIDEHAFDTIDGYISRAQASDKAQVIIGGKTDKSQGYFIEPTVILAQDPSYETLAQEIFGPVLTVYVYADKDEDATLDLLDNTSPYALTGAIFAENRAVVNRLMARLTHTAGNFYINDKPTGAVVGQQPFGGGRKSGTNDKAGSYLNLIRWTSPRTIKETFVPPEDYPYPFMADAKE is encoded by the coding sequence ATGACCAATAGTGTATTTACATTGCCCAACCCTTATAATGAGCCGGTAAAAACTTTTGCTCCAGGCAGTCCTGAACGTGCCCGGCTCAAGGCGGAGCTTGACCGTCAACTGGGAGAACGAGTTGACGTCCCGGTCATTATCAATGGAGAGTGCCTTGAGACCAAAGATGTCAGGGAGATTGTCTGTCCCCATGACCATGGCCATATCCTGGGTCATGTTCACATGGCAGACGAAGGGCAGATCCGGGCGGCCGTTGATGCGGCCATGGCTGCCAAGCCGGCCTGGGAGGCCATGGACTGGGAGGAGCGGGCCGCCATTTTTCTCAAGGCCGCAGACCTGATCTCACAAAAATATACCCACAAGATCAATGCCGCCACCATGCTGGGCCAGTCCAAAAATGCATTCCAGGCAGAAATAGACGCCACCTGCGAGCTTGTGGATTTTTTACGGTTCAACGTCAAGTATATGGAAGAGATTTATACCCGCCAGCCCAGGAGTGAAAAAGGGGTGTGGAACCGGCTTGAATATCGCCCTTTGGAAGGCTTTGTCTTTGCCTTGAGCCCGTTTAATTTTACGGCCATTGCAGGGAACCTGTGCACGGCCCCGGCCATGATGGGCAATACCATTGTGTGGAAGCCTGCCACAACGGCAGTATTGTCAGGGTTTTTCCTCATGGAGATTTTCAAGGAGGCCGGCCTGCCCGACGGGGTGATCAATTTTGTTCCCTCAAAAGGCTCCCAGATCGGAGAGATTCTCCTCGGCCATAAAGATTTTGCCGGGATCCATTTTACAGGATCCACCAAGGTCTTCCAGGCCCTGTGGCAGAAAACCGGGGAAAATATCGATACCTATAAATCCTACCCCAGGATTGTGGGGGAAACCGGGGGCAAGGATTATATTTTTGTCCATGCGTCAGCCCCTGTGGATGAGGTGGTGACGGCAGCGGTCCGGGGTGCTTTTGAATTCCAGGGTCAGAAATGTTCTGCCTGTTCACGGATTTATCTGCCCCAGTCCCTGTGGCCGGAAATCCAGGCAAAACTGGAACAAAAGATTGCCACCATCAAGACGGGTCCGGTTACGGAATTTAAAAATTTTGTCAATGCCGTGATTGACGAGCATGCCTTTGATACCATTGACGGGTATATTTCACGGGCCCAGGCCTCAGACAAGGCCCAGGTCATCATCGGGGGAAAAACGGACAAGTCTCAGGGATATTTTATCGAACCCACGGTGATTTTGGCCCAAGATCCCTCCTACGAGACCCTGGCCCAGGAAATTTTCGGACCGGTCCTGACCGTTTATGTTTATGCGGATAAGGATGAGGATGCGACCTTGGATCTTCTGGACAATACCAGTCCCTATGCTTTGACCGGGGCCATTTTTGCAGAGAACAGGGCCGTGGTCAACCGCCTCATGGCAAGGCTGACCCACACGGCCGGCAATTTTTATATCAATGACAAGCCCACCGGGGCTGTGGTGGGCCAGCAGCCATTCGGCGGCGGGCGTAAAAGCGGGACCAATGATAAGGCAGGAAGCTATCTTAACCTGATCCGATGGACCTCTCCGAGAACCATCAAAGAGACTTTTGTTCCGCCTGAAGACTATCCCTATCCCTTTATGGCGGATGCCAAAGAATAA
- a CDS encoding aldehyde dehydrogenase family protein has protein sequence MTESSKRTIDPKEIKQILDTLGLGQVNFGATSGATRGWIKTCGPELTSFSPINGSPIARVIQAGRDDYETIMARAGKAFETFRMRPAPKRGEIVRDIGNALREKKEALGALVSLETGKIRAEGLGEVQEMIDIADFAVGLSRQLYGLTMHSERPMHRMYEQWHPLGIVGIITAFNFPVAVWSWNALLAGVCGDASLFKPSSKTPLTAIAIQNIIAPVVDKYDIDGIFNLVIGPRDEVGEPLLHDARIPLISATGSTAMGKHVGKVVGGRLGRSLLELGGNNAIIVTEDADMDMAIRATLFGAVGTAGQRCTSTRRIIVQASVRETFISGLVSAYKQVKIGNPLDEETLMGPLIDEGAALAMDQALEAAVSQGGTVLYGGGRTKVEGCEKGSYVIPALVLAENEFPIVQEETFAPILYIIEYETFDEALAIHNNVPQGLSSAVFTGSMQYQEGFLSHKGSDCGIANVNIGTSGAEIGGAFGGEKETGGGRESGSDAWRIYMRRQTNTINWGQDLPLAQGIEFNISED, from the coding sequence ATGACTGAATCATCCAAGCGCACGATTGATCCAAAAGAGATCAAGCAGATTTTAGACACTTTAGGCCTTGGCCAGGTCAATTTCGGGGCCACATCCGGTGCAACCCGGGGATGGATCAAGACCTGCGGGCCTGAACTGACCAGCTTTTCACCCATCAATGGCTCGCCCATTGCCCGGGTGATCCAGGCGGGCAGAGACGACTATGAAACCATTATGGCCCGTGCCGGCAAAGCCTTTGAGACGTTCCGCATGAGGCCGGCCCCCAAGCGGGGGGAAATCGTCCGGGATATCGGCAATGCCCTGAGAGAAAAAAAAGAGGCCCTGGGCGCCCTGGTCTCTCTTGAGACCGGAAAAATCAGGGCAGAAGGCTTGGGTGAAGTCCAGGAGATGATTGATATTGCCGATTTTGCCGTTGGGTTGAGCCGCCAGTTGTACGGGTTGACCATGCATTCGGAGCGGCCCATGCACAGGATGTACGAACAATGGCATCCCCTGGGGATCGTGGGCATTATTACCGCCTTTAATTTTCCTGTGGCGGTCTGGTCCTGGAATGCCCTCCTTGCCGGGGTGTGCGGGGATGCCTCTCTGTTCAAACCCAGTTCCAAAACCCCGCTGACGGCCATTGCCATTCAGAACATCATTGCCCCGGTGGTGGACAAATATGATATTGACGGGATTTTTAATCTGGTCATCGGCCCCAGGGACGAGGTGGGAGAGCCCTTGCTTCATGACGCCAGGATCCCTCTGATTTCAGCCACAGGTTCGACCGCCATGGGCAAGCATGTGGGCAAAGTGGTGGGCGGACGGCTGGGCCGTTCCCTTCTGGAGCTTGGGGGGAACAACGCCATTATTGTCACCGAGGATGCAGACATGGACATGGCCATCCGGGCCACCCTGTTCGGGGCTGTGGGCACGGCCGGTCAGCGCTGCACCTCCACCCGAAGGATTATTGTTCAGGCCTCTGTGCGGGAGACGTTTATCTCCGGCCTGGTCTCTGCCTATAAACAGGTGAAGATCGGCAATCCTTTGGATGAAGAGACCCTCATGGGGCCGCTCATTGATGAAGGTGCTGCCCTGGCCATGGACCAGGCCCTTGAGGCGGCAGTCTCCCAGGGCGGAACGGTCCTTTACGGCGGGGGCAGGACAAAAGTTGAGGGGTGTGAAAAGGGCAGTTATGTGATTCCGGCCCTGGTTCTGGCTGAAAATGAATTTCCCATTGTCCAGGAAGAGACCTTTGCCCCTATTCTTTACATTATTGAGTATGAAACGTTTGATGAGGCCCTGGCCATCCACAACAATGTGCCCCAGGGGCTTTCCTCTGCCGTGTTTACAGGTTCCATGCAATACCAGGAAGGGTTTTTATCCCACAAAGGATCTGACTGCGGCATTGCCAATGTGAACATCGGCACCTCGGGTGCTGAGATCGGCGGGGCATTTGGCGGGGAAAAAGAGACCGGCGGGGGCAGGGAATCCGGGTCTGATGCCTGGAGAATTTACATGAGACGACAGACCAATACCATCAACTGGGGCCAGGATCTTCCTTTGGCTCAGGGAATTGAATTTAATATCAGTGAGGATTAA
- a CDS encoding LysR family transcriptional regulator, with product MDLYHLKTFFTLAKVKNFTRAAALLFVTQSAVSHAIKKLEISIDTPLIKRQGKSLDLTPAGHALYRSCEKIFYEIEKADQKISRYKKEAQITIRIGSTVEFGTAILVNHIWAFLDAHPDIHLDFFFSHSLEPPLVRDEVDLIIDCFAHTLPNLERIYLFQEQYVTIASPNFLRTHGISTLDDLERVNILSSDKQLAWWRNFITAIPEAKRSCLKHVVQINHIRGIINGAISGLGIGFVPKYTVIQELEQKILVDPFPGIKPGADHFNIFIKKEKLEFEKNKALINYLTRLKPEEFGVG from the coding sequence ATGGACCTTTATCATCTTAAAACCTTTTTTACCCTGGCCAAGGTGAAAAATTTCACCCGGGCGGCAGCCCTTCTTTTTGTGACCCAGTCGGCAGTCAGCCATGCCATTAAAAAACTTGAAATCTCAATTGACACCCCTTTGATCAAACGCCAAGGCAAAAGTCTGGATCTCACCCCGGCCGGCCATGCCCTGTACAGGTCCTGCGAAAAAATTTTCTATGAAATTGAAAAGGCAGACCAGAAAATTTCCAGGTACAAAAAAGAGGCCCAGATCACCATTCGCATCGGCAGCACGGTTGAGTTCGGCACAGCCATCCTGGTCAACCATATATGGGCCTTTTTAGATGCCCACCCGGACATTCATCTGGACTTTTTTTTCTCCCATTCTTTAGAGCCCCCCCTGGTCAGGGATGAGGTGGATCTTATCATTGACTGCTTTGCCCACACCCTGCCCAACCTGGAAAGAATCTATCTGTTCCAGGAGCAGTATGTGACCATTGCCTCCCCGAATTTTTTACGCACCCACGGCATCTCCACCCTGGACGACCTTGAACGGGTCAATATCCTGTCCAGCGACAAACAGCTGGCCTGGTGGCGCAACTTCATCACGGCCATCCCCGAGGCCAAACGCTCCTGCCTCAAACATGTGGTTCAGATCAACCATATCAGGGGGATCATCAACGGAGCGATTTCAGGCTTAGGCATCGGATTTGTTCCCAAGTACACCGTGATCCAGGAACTTGAACAAAAAATCCTTGTGGATCCTTTTCCCGGCATCAAGCCCGGGGCAGATCATTTCAATATTTTCATTAAAAAAGAAAAACTCGAATTTGAAAAAAACAAAGCCCTGATCAACTATCTCACCCGGCTAAAGCCCGAGGAATTCGGGGTGGGATAA